GAAAGTGCCCACAAGGGAGTAATTCTCAATCGAACTAAATCTATCCCGTTAAAGAGTTGCCATTCGATACGACGTTATATCcttattttggtgttgagttggcTTTTCTCTTATGAAATGTGGTGATGGTgggttctgttttgcttttaatgtcCTTACTTGGCAAAATTCAAGATTTTAGCTGTATGTTGCTCGTTCTGTCCATTTTTAGGATGGGAGATTCGTGAACCCTGGTTCCCACGACGGGAGACAAGGACGCACGCTCAGGCACGGGATTGGCCATTTACAGACGTGCAGGGAAGGGGAGGCTTGCAGCCGGGACTTGCCTCAAAGCTGCACGGTGGCCTCTGGGTGTATGACGGTGACTTAGAATCCAACctattctttgtgtttctttgcaGCTTTATATCAAAACACAGAGCTCTCCAGCACCTACCTGGTCAGGGCCAGTCCCAAGTACCAGGGCAACATGCTTCTGTACCTGGCCAGGACAACGTACCTGTGCTGGGGCCACCTGGCCCAGGCCGTGAGGTGGGTGAGGGGTCGGCAGCATGGATGGGGCCCCAGGGTTCTCTGCAGGCTGGTTTCAGGTCATCTGTGCAGTTGAACTGCCAGGTTTCCCTTAGAATCAAATGGAACCCTGCTGGGTCTGGGGTCCAGAGCAGCTGTGAGAAACTCCCTGGTCCTGACCGACGTAATTCACATAGTGCTAATCTGTCCTGATGACAAGTCCTTGACCTTCAGTGGTGCCCAGGGAAAGGGCCTTGGGCTGAGGAagcaaagtggggaagggggtgtaCAATAAGATACAGCTCCCACAACTATTCTTGGGGTTGGCACTGGGGGCTTCTGTGGCTGGACCAGAGTCTGAGGTGGGGCGTCCTGGGCTGTGCAGGGAGTTGAGCAGCGTCCCTGGTCTTCTCCCACCATGTGTTGGTACAATCATCCCAattatgataatttaaaaaatgtcccgACATTTCAAGTGCCTCTTGGGGACAGAATCACCTGCAAGTGGAAACTGCTGAAATAGACAGATGGGTGGGTAGGCGGGTAGATAATACAtacatggatgggtggatggatgggtagatacatcgatatgatggatggatggatggatggatggatagatgatagatagatagatagatagatagatagatatggatggatagatagatagataggtagacagATATGAtgtatgggtggatggatggatggatgcatggataggGAGGTAGATCAATAGTAGATAGATATTGATAGATATTAATAGACAGATATTGATGAATAGGTATAGGTATGTGACAGATACTGATAGGCATTGGTAATAGCATAGCATGGGCCCTTCTGTCCCCACATGGCGGCCGACAAGTCCTCTGGCCTCAGCATCGCCCAATCGCACATCACTTCCTGCTCCCTTTACGCGGTCGTTAGATTCTGTCCTTCCTCGCTCACACGGCAAAGCCAGGCTACACGTGTGGCCTGTGGCCCTGGACATGCGTGTGTTCCGCAACAGAGGAGGGTCCGTGCCCACGTTTGATCACTGAGTTCTGTCCCCTGTGTGTTCTGTGATGGGAGGTGGGAAGTTCGACCCCTTGTGAGTGCCTGCTGTGTCAGGCCCTGGGTGACCGCATCCTGCCTGTTTGCAGGGATGGCAAGAACCAGTACCAGGAGGCATTTGGGGTTCCCTCCAACGAACTCTTCACGGCCATCTACAGGTAATGCCCCACGTGGCCGCTTACAGGATGACGTTTACGTCACACATCCTCGCAGGGCTGAATCCATGTTCCAACAGAGCAAAACACAAGCAAGTtgatacttaaaacaaaacaaaacaaagcaaaaaaaagcaGCCGACTTTGCTGCTGTGATGTCTGTGCTGGTGAGTTTCCTGAGCAGGTGGGAATCTGTCCGTCCCTTCACAGGGCTCGATGCCCAGCATCAGTGATGTGCAAAAACGAGGCACACTTTTTACTTGGGGCAGACTTACGCAGGTAGTGGGTTCGCTCCAGTCTGAACACGGGTGTGGTGTGGACGTGGGGTCTGGTGTTGAAGTTCTGAGCTGCTGATGCCCCAGTGGCTGTTTCCAGGGTTCCCGGGTGGCTAACGGCGGGGAAAGAAGGACAGGCAGGGGCTGGGAAGTCCTCTGGGCTGTGCCTCCGCTCCCCTCCTGTCCTTCCAAGACCCCTGCTTCTTTGGCCACCCTTGTCCCCATGTCCCCGGCTCCCGCTGTTTGGGGCCACTGCCCAAGGGTGTGTGGACCCGATGACCTCTCACATGGGGTGTGGGACACCTTCCTAAGCTCCCTGAATTCAAACCAGCAGAACCCCGATTCTGGTGGCAATGGGCCCCCAGAGTGGCTTCCAGAGACCAAGGACCATGACATTCAGCCCCACAGCAGGTGACCTCAGGCGGGTTTGCTGGGCGGCCGAGCAGGGGCTCCCGACAGCACGCGCTGTCCGGGACGCGCACACGTCGATGCCCGCGCGCACGCCTTCCCGACCTGCCTGTGGCACACGGCTGGTTGCCTTGTCCGCGATGGGCGCACGGGCTGTGGCGTGGCCTTGACGAGCCGGTTTTGCGTGCAGGTCGGAGGGCGAGCGTGTGCAGTTCATGCGCGGTCTGCAGGACGTCTGGAGCGTCAGCGGGAGAGCGGTGCTGGAGGCCTTCGACCTGTCTCCGTTCCGGCTCATCTGCGACGTCGGCGGTGAGCGGGGGCGCCACGCGCGGGACTGGGGCCCTGCGAGCCCGCGAGGCAATACCGTGGGAGTCCCACTGAGGGTCGGGGCGGAAGCGTCCCGTTCCCGTGCACCTGTGGGGACGTCAGCTCCTCCCCGAGCACAACCTGCCCTCTGTGGCTCTGACCCGGGGCCTGCGGGCGGGACCCACAATCTGTGCTCCCAGGGACGCCGATCCCGCGCGCGCACGGGCCACGCAGGTGCAGACGCGGCCTGGCTCAGCGGGTGCCTGCAGGTGCACGCGGAACACGGTCCGGGGCCTGGCCGGGGGGCTGTCCTGTCCGCACAGGGTGCGGACGTGGGGCTCAGCTGAGGTCCAGGCGTTAGCAGCGAGGGTCTGCCCACCCAATGTGCCTTTTGAGCAAACGCTCTTGCCCTCACCGCGGCGCGCTGCGTTCGCGTCCGAGCCCGCGTCACTGAGCACCAGCCCCCGGGAGACGCAGGTTCTGGGGGCAGGTTGGAGGCTCGCCGGTTTGGGCCGAGCTGCCTGGGGTGTGGTCCCGGATGCATCGAGGGGCCCGTCGTGTGTCCCCGGTCACCTGCAGGCTGCTCCGGGGCTCTGGCCAAGGAGTGCACGGCCCTGTACCCTGGGTGTCGGGTCACCGTCTTCGACACCCCCGATGTCGTGCGCGCGGCCAAGGAGCACTTCTCATTCCTGGAGGACGACCGTATCCGCTTCTGGGAAGGTGGGTTCGCCTGTGCTGTGCGTGTGCACGGGGACCCGGGGACGCGCCCCCAGGCCGCTCAGGACCTGTGAATCTTCGGCTTGGGGCGCGATCCGGCCGTGCGGTCGACCCTCTGCGGCCCAGGGCATCCGCGATGGCAGCCTCCGACCGGTTGGCTGGGGCGTGCTGAAATCCGTGCTTAGGGACCTGTGTGCTCGTGACCTTCGCAAAGAAGATGGAAATGGAAGCCGGGTCCCGCGTCCGAAGgacggagggacagagaggggcccCAAACACCGTCCCGACTGTTCTGCACCAGGGCTGGGTTTTGGGTCGCAGCTGGGAACCCCTGGGGACCGTGTGCCAGGGCCCAGGTGGCCTTGCCGTGCTGGGTGCCGTTTTCGACCTGCGGGGCTGAGTCGTGCGCTGACCCCAGGCCACCTGCCCGCGCCGCAGGAGATTTCTTCGAAGACCCCCTTCCGGAGGCAGAGCTCTACGTCCTGGCGAGGGTCCTGCACGACTGGAGCGACGCGCGATGTGCCCGTTTGCTGGCGAGGATCCGTCGGGCCTGCAAACCAGGTAGCTCGCGGGGCGATGCGTCGGCACAGAGTGGGGACCCCGTTCAGGGGGCCGTGTTGCTGAGGTCTCGTTTGGGTCAGGCCATTCATTGAACCCTGTGGCGTGCATACCCGTCCTGTAAGGCATCGCACTTCAACCCGCGGGAAGTCGAAGGCTCTCATGGTGCACAGCTCTCTCCTGgttgggcccccccccccccgtgtggcCAGGCGGGGGTCACTTTCTGGACACGCTCTTCTCCTGCCTGGTGGAGACCTGGCTGGTGCCcgggggggggtcggggggcaTCGGGTGCGGCCCCGATGAGGGCATAAGGCACCCAGGGCAGCAGGGGActcagaggggctgggggcttggACAGGagccggggaggaggggggggggtcctcaGGCCGGCCTGTCACTGTCCCTTGCTCACGGCCGCCTGTCCCCGTGACAGGGGGCGCTGTCCTGGTGATTGAAAGCCTCCTGGACGCAGACGGCCGGGGCCCTCTGACCACACAGCTCTACTCGCTGAACATGCTCGTGCAGACAGAGGGCCAGGAGAGGACCCCTGCCCAGTACCTCGCGCTCCTGGGCCCTGCCGGCTTCCCGGACGTGCAGTACAGGAGGACCGGGGGCCTGTACGATGTCATCCTAGGCAGGACGGGGCTCCCTGCCGGCTGCAGCTAGCAGCCCGACCCGAGCATCCCCGAAAAGGGTGACCTCCGTGGGCTTCCTCGTTTGGGGGGCTCAACAAGGGACTGGGGGGTCTCTGCTCATGGTTGTGGGATGTGCATCCCTCGGTGGAGTTTGCCTTGTTGTGCTTTGTTCTATTCTgccctatcctatcctatcctatcctatcctgtATTCTGTTCTGTGCTATTctattctttctattctattctattctattctattctattctattctttattctgttatatacaattctattctgttttatcctatcctatcctatcctatcctatcctatcctatcctgtattctcttctgttctgttttattctattctattctattctttattctgttatatacaattctattctgttttatcctatcctatcctatcttATCctgtattctgttctgttctattctattctattctctattctgttatatataattctattctcttctattctATCCTATCCTATTCgatattctgttctgttctattctattctgttttattttctattctgttatatctcattctattctcttttatcctatcctatcctgtcctgtattctgttctgttctattttattctattctgttctagtCTCTATTCTTTTATATAcaattctattctgttctattctatccTATTGTATTCTacgttctgttctgttctgttctattctattgtgttttattctctattctgttatatccaattctattctgttttatcctatcctatcctatcctatcctatcctgtattctgttctgttctattctattctgttctattctattcgaTCCTATCATATcctgtattctgttctattctgttctgttctattctctattctgttataCTCATTCTAttgtgttctctattctattctattttattctctcttctgttaTATCCAATTCTATTCTtgtattcttttctattctactctattctattctattgtattctattctattctatttcagtTACAGCTTTCTGACactataattgacaaaattatacacatttaAGCTGTACAACGTGGTAATTTGATGTACACACACATGGTGCAGTGACAACCAGAGCTGAGCTAATTcacaaccccctcccccgccccggcctcGCCCCGGTTACGTTTTGTTGGTGTCGTTGGCAACATTTCAGATCTGATGTCTTAGCCACTTCCAAGTATACGACACAGTGCAGTTCACCATAATCGCCATGCTGAACATGAAGCCCCAGGACTCAGTCCACTCACGCCTGGAAGTTTGTGGCCCGTTGACCACcgttttccccaccccacccccacgcctgCACACCACAGCTCTGTCCTCTGCATCGATGACCTTGGTCGTTGCTGGGTTTTCTTTTGGATTCCACCAAGAAGTGAGGCCATATGGTGTTTGCCTTCCTCTGTCGGACTTATTTCCCTCAGCGTCCTCGTGGCAATTTATGTTAACTTTTCTCTCAGTGTGGCAAGCTAGAGCACGAAATTCGCCGTTTTAAGCCTTCTGTGGTGCATGGCGAGCTGGCATTGAGGACATTCGCCTGGTCGTGCAGGCAGACCCACTGCTGGtgtccagaactttctcatcgtCAGGTTGAAGCTCTGTCCCCGTGAAACACCAGCTCTCCGTCCACGTCCCCAGTCCCTggtccctccaccccccaccccccaccttacGTTCTGTATCTATGAAGTTGGCTGATCTAGATTAAACTTCACTACTTTAATAATGGGcatgtatctctgtgtgtgtttccccaAAATTGTAACCTCTTCAGGACCAGGTGCAGGGTTTTCTGCCCTGAATCTACGCGTTGAGTGGCCCAGACAAAGTAATTCCCGGCCCACAAACTGGCAAGTGCTCTGGGACTTAGGGAATTAAGCCTGGGGACCCGTGACTTCAAGGTGGCCCATTAAAGTGCACcatgctggtgggggggggggtccagccGGTCTGGTTAAAGCCGACATTGTTCCTGGGGGATGCCATGCCTGGGGACGTGAGCTGTGGGGGGACAGCCTGGCGCTGGGGCCCCCGATCCCAGCATCTGCGGCCACTCAGCACTTGGGCAGGACAGCTGCCTTGATGGACCCCACCCTGCACACCGAAGACAGAGGCTGCACAACCCGTGATGCCCGGAGTATCTTAAAGCTCCCAAAGTGGTGGTTCTCGACGGGGCTGATTGTGTCCTCCCGGGGGGACACAAGGCAATGGCATCTTGGGCTGTCACTCTGAGGACGGGGTCGACGGTGGGTGGAGACCACAGACACGACTCTGTGCCCGGGACACCCCAGCTCACAGGGCCCCAGCCCCACACGTCCACAGCCCTGAGGCCGCGAGATGGTCGGTTAAGAGGGGGCCACATGGGAGCTTCACCGGTGCTCGTGGCTACGGCGACAAGGTTGGCTTTTAGGGTCAGGCAGACCTCCCTGCAGGACGTTGGGGGTGGGCTTGGCCGGAGGGACCCTCCAGGGCGCCAGGAAGCACTGGCCCtagttttttcctgtttcatgtCAGGACAGCCtgcgtgggagggagggggcgcgTGTGGGGAACATCCTCCTGTTGCCACGGCGACGCGCGGACCTCTCGGGACCCACCTCCCGTCCGGCAGCAGGTGGCGCTGCGGGGCAGCTGATGGGCCCGGTTCGCGCATCCTGCAAAGGTACCAAATAAGGTGGCCGGTGACCCGTTTACTCCCTTACACTTTTTTCCCAGGTCCTCCTCAGGGGACCTGAGCCCCAGAGGCTGCCGACCGGCTCAGTCCCCGCGGGGACGCGCGCGGCTCAGGGGTCGCATCTCCTTTTCTGCGTCCTGTGCGTGCTGTGTCTGAGCCCAGCTTCCCTGCCTCATGCCCAGCACACTTGACCGGAGGCTGGGATGCGCCCCTCGGACCCCATCTGGGTTTCAAAGAGCCACCGGGGCAACGACGGCAGAAAGAGACTTTCTccctgtgtttcttttatttttttaaatgtttttaagtgtttatttatttttgacccctaaagagacagagcgtgagcaggggaggggcagagacagagggagacacagaatccgaagcaggctccaggctctgagccatcagcacagagcttgatgcaggggttgaactcacggactgtgagatcctgacctgagccaaagtcggatgctcaaccgactgagccacccgggctcccctcaCTATGTTTCTTTTTGCACATACGTGTTCCCAACCAGCGTCCCTGATGCTGGGATGTgggagctggagacacagaacagGGCACAGCCAACGTGACATCGGGTGGCAGGGGGAGCTGGTCAGCCACACCGAACCCCTTCATGCTGTGCTTgcaaactgagagcttccccggTTTGTGCGAGACAATTGGACGCTCAGAGACActtcagaaggaaataaaaaaatgatgcagggcgcctggggggttcagtcggttgagcatctgactttggctcaggtcatgatctcacggctcatgagttcgagccccacgtcgggctctgtgctgacagctcagagcctggagcctgtttcagattctgtgtctccctctctctctgaccctcccctgctcacgctctgtctctctctcagaaataaataaaccagagCGTTACACACGatatttccatcatttcttccaggtcttactctccctctcttccttccttctttccttccttccttccttccttccttccttccttccttctttccttccttccttccttcccttcttccttccttccaaacaTGACCTCACGTTGCGAGAGGTCGTTTGCTTTTCTTTCGCACGGACGCCAGGTTTAACGCGAGCCAGATTCCCTTCAAAGCAATTTAGGTTTTACTAGGAGTGTCCGGAAATCATGATTTTAGCAAAGCCATGTCATTTCCCCCCCCaccttccaaatttttatttaaattctagtcagagAAGGGagcgccccggtggctcagttggttaagtgtttgcctcttgatttcggcagaggtcacgatctcccggtttgtg
This region of Acinonyx jubatus isolate Ajub_Pintada_27869175 chromosome X, VMU_Ajub_asm_v1.0, whole genome shotgun sequence genomic DNA includes:
- the ASMT gene encoding acetylserotonin O-methyltransferase; protein product: MRNTVQEEKHNAMMICRFLEDFAHHLQAPAVKVPRRSPRNHKCLFQGPLRIPWSPHAEAELLVSTTVASEFLRNCHSVLHGSTVSSEITSLPPRASVSVVPRTLAHRWPLVSEVLFAACELGVFDLLSEAPEPLGSAAVAVRLGTSSHGTQLLLDTCVSLKLLQVETSRGKALYQNTELSSTYLVRASPKYQGNMLLYLARTTYLCWGHLAQAVRDGKNQYQEAFGVPSNELFTAIYRSEGERVQFMRGLQDVWSVSGRAVLEAFDLSPFRLICDVGGCSGALAKECTALYPGCRVTVFDTPDVVRAAKEHFSFLEDDRIRFWEGDFFEDPLPEAELYVLARVLHDWSDARCARLLARIRRACKPGGAVLVIESLLDADGRGPLTTQLYSLNMLVQTEGQERTPAQYLALLGPAGFPDVQYRRTGGLYDVILGRTGLPAGCS